In Cyclobacteriaceae bacterium, the DNA window CTGCTTCGGCGAGCTTGCCCCAGATCACCACATTGTGCCATTGGGTATCTTCCACCTTCTCTCCTTTGAGATTTTTGTAGACATCCGTGGTGGCAATTGAGAAAGTAGCCTTCTTTGATTTTTCAAAGACCTTCACTTCCGGGTCCTTGCCCAGGCGGCCAATGAGATGAACTGAGTTGCGTAAACTTTTCATAATAGTTTGTTTTTAGTTGAACATGCAACGAAGGTGACCAAAGCATAAAAAGACTGTCGTATGTTAACCGTTTATTTTCGTTTGTAGACGATTGCAAACGCATAGAATGAAACTTATAAAATGATCAGGTTTTCATTCACCAAAATCATTACCTGATTCTGCACGACTTACTATCTTCAACTCATGCCGGAGAAAAAATGTCTTGAATGCGGCATAGCATTTAAGGGTCGGGCGGATAAAAAATTCTGCTCGGATCAGTGCCGTAGTGCCCATCATAATGTACTTAATAGCGATGTGACGAGTTACGTCCGGAATGTTAACAATGCATTGCGCAGGAACAGGCGTATCCTTGATTCATTGAATCCCGGGGGGAAGATCAAGGTTACGGCCGCGCGTTTGAAAGAGGAAGGTTTTGACTTCCGCTATCACACCTCCACCTATAAGACCCGTGATGGCGTGATCTATTACTATTGTTACGAGCAAGGGTATCTTCCCATTGAGAAAAACTATTACCTGCTCGTTTTAAAACAGGATTTGTTTCAATGAAAAATTCAATCAAAAGCTGTTGGTTAGCGCAGCTTGCTGCATCCGTGTAAATATTTCCGA includes these proteins:
- the ssb gene encoding single-stranded DNA-binding protein, with the translated sequence MKSLRNSVHLIGRLGKDPEVKVFEKSKKATFSIATTDVYKNLKGEKVEDTQWHNVVIWGKLAEAAGKYLKKGNEVCIEGKLVHRAYDSTKGEKKYFTEISANDFLMLGSKTPA